The Cupriavidus necator DNA window TGCCGCTGCCCAGCGGCATCGGCAACGAGGCCGCTGGCGTGATTGAGGCTGTCGGTGCCGGCGTCACCCATCTGGCGGTCGGCGACCGTGTGACCTACACCGGATTTACCAACACGCTGGGCGCCTACAGCACGGAGCGGCTGATCTCTGCCGGTCCGCTGATCAGGCTGCCGCAGGCAATCAGTTGCGAAGTCGCGGCGGCCATGACCATGCGCGGTTTGTCGGCGGCCTACCTGATGCGCCGGATCTACCCCTTCAAGGCGGGCGACTCCATCCTGCTGCATGCCGCGGCAGGTGGTGTTGGCCTGATCGTTGCGCAGTGGGCCAAATTGTTGGGGCTGACGGTGATCGGCACGGTTTCGACCGATGCCAAGGCCGAAGTGGCGCGCGCCCACGGCTGTGACCACACCATCAACTACAGCCATGAGGACGTGGCCAGGCGCGTGCGGGAACTGACCGACGGCGTGGGCGTGAACGTGGTCTTCGACAGCGTGGGCAAGGACACCTTCATGTCCTCGCTGGACTCCCTCAGGCGCCGCGGCCTGCTGGTGTGCGTGGGTTTCGCCTCCGGCCCGGTAACCGGGTTCGATCCGGCAATTCTGGCCCGCAAGGGCTCGGCGTTCCTGACACGCCCGGGCCTGGCCGACTATATCGCCGATCCTGCCGAGAAGGCGGAACTGGTCGGCGAGCTGTTCGGCCACGTGGCGGCTGGCCGCATCCGCATCGGGATCAATCAGCGCTATGCCCTGGAGGATGCCGTGCAGGCACACCGGGACCTGGAGTCGCGGAAGACCACCGGCTCGTCCATTTTCGTGATTTGACGGCACGAAGCAGCTGTCTCATCCATCGACCTTCTCAAGATTCACATCTCAACCCGGAGATCCACCAACATGAACTTCCTTGACGGCCACCTGTATCCCGAGAACCAGCAGCCTCTGATCATCACCGCCGCTCCCTATGCGCCGGGCTGGATCCCGTCAGACTTCCCGGAAGATATCCCGGTCACCATAGCGGACCAGATCCAGAAGGCGGTGGATTGCTATGAAGCCGGTGCGAGAGTGCTGCATCTGCACGTGCGCGAAGAGGACGGCAAGGGCAGCAAGCGCCTGTCCAAGTTCAATGAGCTGATCGCCGGCGTGCGCAAGGCCTGTCCTGAAATGGTCATCCAGGTGGGCGGCTCCATCAGCTTCGCGCCTGAAGAGGGCCAAGGCGCCAAATGGCTTAGCGATGACACGCGGCATATGCTGGCCGAACTCGATCCTAAGCCCGACCAGGTGACGGTGACCGTCAACACCTCGCAGATGAATGTGACGGAGCATGCCGGTGTGGATGATTTCAAAGGACTGTCGCGAGGGTTCGCGCACCTCTACGATACCTACAAGGACATGGTCGTGCCCTCGAATCCCAGCTGGTTCGAGGAGCACGTTCGGCGTCTGACAGCCGCCGGGATTCAGAGTGAGTTTCAGTGCTACAACATCAACAGCTTTGAAACGATTGAGCGGATGATTCGCCGCGGCGTCTACAAGGGCCCGCTGGTGATGAACTGGGTGGCTATCAGCGGCGGCATGGATCAGGCGAACATCTACAACCTGGCAAACATCC harbors:
- a CDS encoding 3-keto-5-aminohexanoate cleavage protein gives rise to the protein MNFLDGHLYPENQQPLIITAAPYAPGWIPSDFPEDIPVTIADQIQKAVDCYEAGARVLHLHVREEDGKGSKRLSKFNELIAGVRKACPEMVIQVGGSISFAPEEGQGAKWLSDDTRHMLAELDPKPDQVTVTVNTSQMNVTEHAGVDDFKGLSRGFAHLYDTYKDMVVPSNPSWFEEHVRRLTAAGIQSEFQCYNINSFETIERMIRRGVYKGPLVMNWVAISGGMDQANIYNLANILRAVPDGAVVTVESSVLNVLPINMIGMALGLHVRCGIEDVLWNQTRTGKMSTVEQIKQLVRIAGEFGRPIATAQQTREILQLGVFYDTVEETLQKNGFAPNRNGGHQGFLRKAECM
- a CDS encoding quinone oxidoreductase family protein — its product is MAKIVKFYETGGPDVLCLEDGSVGEPGAGEVRVRHVAAGLNFADTYFRSGTYKVPLPSGIGNEAAGVIEAVGAGVTHLAVGDRVTYTGFTNTLGAYSTERLISAGPLIRLPQAISCEVAAAMTMRGLSAAYLMRRIYPFKAGDSILLHAAAGGVGLIVAQWAKLLGLTVIGTVSTDAKAEVARAHGCDHTINYSHEDVARRVRELTDGVGVNVVFDSVGKDTFMSSLDSLRRRGLLVCVGFASGPVTGFDPAILARKGSAFLTRPGLADYIADPAEKAELVGELFGHVAAGRIRIGINQRYALEDAVQAHRDLESRKTTGSSIFVI